From Amia ocellicauda isolate fAmiCal2 chromosome 12, fAmiCal2.hap1, whole genome shotgun sequence, a single genomic window includes:
- the pcm1 gene encoding pericentriolar material 1 protein isoform X1, with protein MATGGAPFEDGADDQDLPNWSISNGSLDDRLNNMELVPPQFKLKKGKQTKDWGVQQKKANRSSEKNKKKCVSAESRLTNDISPESTPGTGRRRSRTPHTFSHVKYITQMSVPEQAELERLKQRINFTDLDERSIGSDSQGRATAANNQRQLAENKKAFNFLPLHVNTNKSKESTMTTSKETKKQSPGRDLLPSVLRKDAFQGEQGSQIEDVTREPGMDSSQVVSKLVQIREYIAKASSMRDDLVEKNEIPANVERLSHLIDHLKEQEKSYLRFLQKMLARENDEDDIRTIDSAVGSGSVAESTSLNIEVQSEASDTTEISQILNYRPCIEDKLGNSATPGQFSDFDVTATPKEKRERGALNGRGIWPNRINSQQLGKGRDPHGEAKEELENLRKQHDLLQRMLHQQEQLRALQGRQAALLAMQQKAEQAVAVMDETVVTETTGSVSGLSITSELNDELNDLIQRFHNQLHDSQTKAIPDNRRQAESLSLTREVSRSRNSPVSEQPSADNAKLLKLKELQDKKHTMDKILQELHTLRDQTLNNNSFPAASASSQRSVVSTAPSARSPAVNREPNTLSSATRLDSTASQNDSEVEDHVHPTAKLRKLKEVHKRLNELRELVHYYEQTSDMMVDTVNENVKEDDEETEEESIFESIFDSDHENPEPITNIRNPQRAANWVDMNSLTNAHSVNNRDGRLNTDCEINNRSATNLRSLNILSVIECQYNGDRSYNEVKDDKDEEALEDDEDAQQREESEGSVSSRRSSLEDDPEFVQKIHRLHTAKQKLRQLQELVAMVQSDDTDETTANASSVTEDDGLNQQPNNTRSNVSKSQKDVALKEKAREKFYEAKLKQQQKELKQLHDERQRLMEIQEKIQDLHWACPDLQLSMSSTASQAAPNKLPAATSTPAVSTNSAVLKPTADNVTASSSDNELWSEMRRHQILREELRQRRKQLESLMAEHQRRKVLNDSSAKSDGTETQGPQQLSRYERTMATWGGSTQCVVDEDEEGYPSDEGAQDEEEEEEEDVSSSSSEDFPEYSSQNRRTYSARKSRESTWKNSNPYSVDGNVRPSPKSKQQQNVSMRRQENLRWASDLSFVEENQQWQEQIVQLKKQLDFSNNICQTLMQDQQTLSYMLQSLLTIPYSVLPNNLGSPQVQLIMHQLNQCYTQLAWQQNNVQRLKQMLNDLLRQQQSQQTQQGANRDGSTCPASPNVFFPFNLPPPLSSLNMPGLANFSPLSSGFNLNPVFPPTFGEFPQNASAHTSNERQRVDHNTSVKTEYMAFPQPFESTSLNGTEKNRSATEVEGCDHQGACWHGGAHNGNTEGQSSGTQSQQALNPQPSRNVRNRPFEEESLESFSSMPDPMDPTTVTKTFKSRKASAQASLASKDKTPKSKNKRKRSKVHNRNPGSSNVGQESGNASSASEYSKERVLHSKQKDKPQSIFDKLTQEQLNSKLKCSKSNDLSSANAWTAPFHSNRNACTEAPETSSDFSLFEALRETIYSEVATLISQNESRPHFLIELFHELQMLNTDYLRQRALYALQDIVTRHLTEKKETNEEQPMSLSSVAWAASNSELTPSESLATSDGEASEKNTGNKLTLNRKPNDGIVEFVDNDSTLSTSSNLEPFANDDLGNTVIHLDKALARIREYERMKLRSEYSENTADSSAIEQRAPEGLEGACQSPSITGQISTDIPCPRIDTQQLDRQIKAIMTEVIPFFKEHMDDVCSSQLLTSIRRMVLTLTQQNDESKEFVRFFHKQLGGILQDSLTKFAGRTLKECGEDLLVEISEILFNELAFFRLMQDLDNSSSTVKQKGKKKMDATSVKQTLNTEENKSSEGDGDQPFSGDLHDEDKDKDDTEQILTEHEAEQNKTKETLNTDASDREEEEEDEDSEGLPMSISLSKAETQLLTNYGSGEDEDEDEELEEFEAGPIDVQTSLQASSEAVCEPEQGRNEKDVDINSQNPSQESTSDQNRTEFPEAKLDGAESTEMADSEDVKENSITVTAAVNEVTTDENGSSPTFSEGISVDAAADQVEGRSAAVTPEGSLACSPDTDSPVLINDYEAGSGNLSQKSDEDDFVKVEDLPLQLSVLCEDELRKRIAEEQENNNLSAEILHGSGDELADLIGNSQALKEPETIGAQSA; from the exons ATGGCGACTGGAGGAGCTCCTTTTGAAGATGGTGCTGATGACCAAGATTTGCCTAACTGGAGTATTAGTAATGGAAGCCTGGATGACAGGTTAAATAATATG gaaCTTGTCCCTCCGCAATTCAAACTCAAGAAAGGGAAACAAACAAAG GATTGGGGGGTGCAGCAGAAGAAAGCCAATAGGTCTTCAGAgaagaacaagaagaaatgtgttTCAGCTGAAAGTCGGTTAACCAATGACATCTCCCCAGAGTCCACTCCAGGGACTGGTCGAAGGCGTTCAAGAACTCCTCACACGTTCTCCCATGTGAAGTATATTACCCAAATGTCTGTTCCAGAGCAAGCAGAGTTAGAGCGACTTAAACAAAGGATAAATTTCACTGATTTAGATGAG aGGAGCATTGGAAGTGATTCTCAAGGGCGAGCCACAGCTGCAAATAACCAAAGGCAacttgctgaaaataaaaaagcattcaACTTCTTACCACTACATGTCAACACTAACAAAAGCAAGGAATCCACTATGACCACAAGCAAAGAAACCAAAAAGCAGTCCCCAGGAAGAGATCTGCTTCCTTCAGTTTTGAGAAAAGATGCTTTTCAGGGAGAACAGGGATCTCAAATTGAAGATGTTACCAGAGAACCAGGGATGGACAGCAGCCAG GTTGTCAGCAAGCTTGTTCAAATTAGGGAATATATTGCCAAGGCCAGCTCCATGCGAGATGACCttgtggaaaaaaatgaaatcccaGCAAATGTTGAGCGTTTATCACATCTAATAGATCACCTAAAGGAACAGGAGAAATCCTACTTGCGATTTCTACAAAAGATGTTG GCGAGAGAGAATGATGAAGATGATATTCGTACTATCGATTCTGCAGTGGGATCTGGCTCCGTTGCCGAGAGCACCTCTTTGAATATAGAAGTTCAGTCTGAGGCTTCGGATACCACA GAGATCTCTCAAATTCTGAATTATCGGCCCTGCATTGAGGACAAGCTAGGGAATTCTGCCACACCAGGACAGTTTTCAGACTTTGATGTTACTGCAACACcaaaagagaaaagagagagaggtgccCTGAATGGCAGGGGAATATGGCCTAATAGGATTAATAGCCAACAACTTGGAAAG GGAAGAGATCCTCACGGAGAAGCAAAGGAAGAACTGGAGAATCTCCGAAAGCAGCACGACCTGCTGCAGAGGATGCTTCACCAGCAGGAGCAGCTCAGAGCCCTGCAGGGGAGACAGGCTGCGCTGTTAGCCATGCAGCAGAAAGCCGAACAGGCCGTTGCTGTTATGGATGAGACGG ttgtaaCAGAAACAACTGGGAGTGTCTCTGGACTGAGCATCACCTCAGAGCTAAATGATGAGTTAAATGATTTAATTCAGCGATTCCACAACCAGCTTCATGATTCACAG ACAAAAGCCATTCCAGACAACCGAAGACAAGCAGAAAGTCTGTCCCTCACCCGAGAGGTTTCCAGAAGTAGAAACTCCCCTGTCTCAGAGCAACCTTCTGCAGATAACGCTAAACTTCTCAAGCTGAAAGAACTGCAAGACAAAAAGCATACCATGGATAAAATACTACAAGAACTTCACACACTAAGGGATCAGACCCTGAATAACAACTCTT TTCCAGCTGCGTCTGCATCATCTCAGAGGAGTGTGGTTTCTACTGCACCTTCAGCAAGGTCTCCTGCAGTCAACAGGGAGCCAAACACGCTGTCCTCTGCCACACGACTGGACTCGACAGCCTCCCAGAATGACAGTGAAGTAGAAGACCATGTCCACCCAACTGCAAAGCTAAG GAAACTGAAGGAGGTTCATAAGCGACTGAATGAGCTACGTGAGTTAGTGCATTATTACGAACAGACCTCTGATATGATGGTGGACACAGtcaatgaaaatgttaaagaagatgatgaagaaacCGAAGAGGAATCCATTTTTGAATCTATTTTTGATTCTGACCATGAAAATCCTGAGCCCATTACAAATATCAG AAACCCACAGCGAGCTGCAAATTGGGTGGACATGAACAGCTTGACCAATGCTCACAGTGTGAATAACAGAGATGGGAGATTAAACACTGATTGTGAGATCAACAACAGATCAGCAACTAACTTGAGAAGCCTAAACATCTTGTCTGTGATAG AGTGCCAGTACAATGGGGATAGGTCCTACAATGAGGTTAAGGATGATAAAGATGAGGAGGCACTGGAAGATGATGAAGATGCTCAACAGAGGGAAGAAAGTGAAGGCTCTGTGTCCAGCCGAAGAAGTAGTCTGGAAGACGATCCTGAGTTTGTCCAGAAAATCCACAGACTTCACACAGCTAAACAGAAACTGAGGCAGCTGCAGGAGCTGGTCGCAATGGTTCAG AGTGATGATACTGATGAGACGACTGCTAATGCATCCAGTGTGACTGAAGACGATGGCCTCAACCAGCAACCAAATAACACTAGAAGTAATGTTTCTAAGTCCCAGAAAGATGTGGCACTGAAAGAAAAAGCCAG AGAAAAGTTTTACGAAGCTAAACTTAAGCAGCAGCAGAAGGAGCTTAAACAATTGCATGATGAAAGACAGCGACTGATGGAAATTCAGGAGAAGATCCAAGACCTGCATTGGGCTTGCCCTGATTTACAG ttgtcCATGTCTAGCACAGCTAGTCAAGCAGCACCCAATAAACTCCCTGCTGCAACATCAACTCCTGCTGTCAGTACCAATAGTGCAGTATTGAAACCAACTGCGGACAATGTAACTGCTTCTTCCTCTGATAATGAG cTTTGGTCAGAGATGCGTCGACATCAGATCTTGCGAGAAGAGCTACGACAGAGAAGAAAACAGCTTGAATCATTAATGGCTGAACATCAGAGGcgaaaagtattgaatgacagTTCTGCCAAAAGTGATGGTACAGAAACGCAAGGTCCCCAGCAGCTGAGCAGATATGAAAG GACCATGGCCACATGGGGTGGTTCTACACAGTGCGTAGTGGATGAAGATGAGGAAGGCTACCCCTCTGATGAGGGAGCAcaagatgaggaggaggaggaggaggaggatgtgaGCTCAAGCTCAAGTGAAGACTTCCCTGAATATTCAAGCCAGAACCGCAGAACTTACAGTGCCAGGAAGTCTAGGGAAAG CACCTGGAAAAATTCCAACCCATATTCTGTGGATGGCAATGTGCGTCCCTCACCCAAGTCAAAGCAGCAGCAAAATGTCAGTATGAGACGGCAGGAAAATCTTCGCTGGGCATCTGATCTGTCTTTTGTGGAGGAGAATCAACAATGGCAGGAACAAATTGTCCAGCTGAAGAAGCAGCTTGATTTCAGTAACAATATTTGCCAGACATTGATGCAAGACCAGCAG ACCCTTTCATACATGCTTCAGAGTCTGCTGACCATCCCCTACAGCGTGTTGCCAAACAATCTTGGATCCCCTCAAGTGCAGTTAATAATGCACCAGTTAAATCAGTGCTATACACAACTGGCATGGCAACAGAACAATGTTCAAAG ATTGAAACAAATGCTGAACGATCTCCTGCGCCAGCAGCAATCGCAACAAACGCAGCAGGGTGCTAACCGGGATGGCAGTACCTGCCCTGCATCTCCAAATGTGTTCTTTCCATTTAATTTACCTCCCCCTTTAAGCTCACTGAACATGCCTGGGCTTGCAAACTTCTCTCCTCTTTCTTCTG GATTTAACTTAAATCCAGTGTTTCCACCCACCTTTGGAGAATTCCCCCAAAATGCATCTGCCCACACCAGCAATGAGCGACAACGAGTGGATCACAACACATCTGTGAAAACTGAGTATATGGCTTTTCCACAACCTTTTGAGAGTACATCTCTGAATGGCACAGAGAAGAATCG GAGTGCGACAGAGGTTGAAGGTTGTGACCACCAGGGTGCTTGCTGGCATGGTGGGGCTCACAATGGCAATACTGAAGGGCAGTCCTCTGGCACACAAAGCCAGCAAGCTCTTAATCCACAGCCTTCCAGAAATGTCCGAAACCGTCCGTTTGAGGAGGAGTCCCTAGAGAGCTTCAGCAGTATGCCAGATCCTATGGACCCAACTACAGTCACTAAAACCTTCAAATCAAGAAAAGCTTCAGCCCAAGCAAGTCTTGCTTCAAAAGACAAAACCcccaaatcaaaaaacaaaagaaagcgGAGTAAAGTACACAACAGAAATCCAGGAAGTAGTAACGTGG GACAGGAAAGTGGCAATGCTTCCAGTGCGAGTGAATACAGTAAAGAGAGGGTCCTTCACTCCAAACAGAAAGACAAACCTCAAAGTATCTTTGATAAACTAACACAGGAGCAGCTGAACAGTAAATTGAAATGCAGCAAATCCAATGACCTTTCTTCAG CAAATGCTTGGACAGCTCCCTTCCACTCTAACAGAAATGCATGCACTGAAGCACCAG aaACCAGCAGCGACTTTTCCCTGTTTGAAGCACTGCGTGAGACCATATATTCTGAGGTGGCAACTTTAATTTCGCAGAATGAATCCCGGCCACATTTCCTAATTGAACTTTTCCATGAACTTCAGATGCTCAACACAGATTATTTACGACAAAGAGCGCTTTATGCCTTACAG GACATTGTGACTAGGCATCTGACTGAAAAGAAAGAGACTAATGAGGAGCAGCCAATGTCTCTGAGTTCAGTTGCATGGGCCGCCTCCAATTCAGAACTGACTCCCAGTGAAAGCCTAGCTACAAGTGATGGG GAGGCTTCAGAGAAGAACACGGGCAATAAACTAACCCTAAACAGGAAACCGAATGATGGTATTGTTGAATTTGTGGATAATGATAGTACCCTGTCTACCTCTTCCAACCTTGAACCATTTGCAAACGATGATCTAG GGAATACTGTGATTCACTTGGACAAAGCACTGGCAAGGATACGAGAGTATGAGCGCATGAAACTCAGATCTGAATATAGCGAGAATACGGCTGACTCCTCTGCCATTGAACAACGGGCACCTGAAGGCCTAGAAG GTGCTTGCCAAAGTCCTAGTATAACCGGACAGATCTCAACAGATATTCCCTGTCCACGTATTGATACTCAACAACTCGACCGGCAGATTAAAGCAATCATGACGGAAGTCATTCCCTTTTTTAAG GAGCACATGGATGATGTATGCTCCTCACAGCTTCTGACTTCTATCAGGCGTATGGtcctcacactcacacagcagAATGACGAGAGCAAGGAGTTTGTGCGATTCTTTCACAAACAGCTCGGCGGTATATTGCAG gATTCATTGACCAAATTTGCTGGGAGAACACTGAAGGAATGTGGAGAAGATCTGCTAGTGGAAATTTCTGAAATCCTCTTTAATGAGCTGGCTTTCTTCCGATTAATGCAAGACCTAGATAACAGTAGCTCTACAGTGaagcaaaaagggaaaaagaaaatggatgCCACATCTGTGAAACAGACACTGAACACAGAG GAAAATAAATCCTCTGAAGGCGATGGGGATCAGCCTTTTTCAGGAGATTTACATGATGAAGATAAA GACAAAGATGACACTGAACAGATCCTTACTGAACATGaggctgaacaaaacaaaaccaaggaAACCCTGAACACTGATGCATCTgacagggaggaggaggaggaagatgaaGACAGTGAAGGGTTACCCATGTCTATAA gtcttTCTAAAGCAGAGACTCAGCTCCTGACAAACTATGGCAGTGGAGAGGAtgaggatgaagatgaagaaCTTGAAGAGTTTGAAGCTGGGCCTATCGATGTTCAAACCTCTCTTCAAGCTAGCAGTGAAGCTGTGTGTGAACCTGAGCAGGGTCGCAATGAGAAG gaTGTCGACATAAACTCCCAAAACCCCAGTCAAGAAAGCACGTCTGATCAAAATCGCACTGAATTCCCTGAAG CCAAGCTCGATGGTGCAGAATCCACGGAGATGGCCGATTCTGAAGATGTGAAGGAGAACTCTATTACTGTTACTGCTGCTGTGAACGAAGTGACTACTGATGAAAATGGCTCTTCCCCAACGTTCAGTGAGGGAATTAGTGTTGATGCTGCTGCAGATCAAGTGGAGGGGAGATCTGCTGCTGTAACACCAGAAGGTTCCTTGGCATGCAGTCCTGATACAGACTCTCCTGTCTTGATTAACGACTAT GAAGCTGGATCTGGAAATTTAAGCCAAAAGTCTGATGAAGATGATTTTGTGAAAGTGGAAGATTTACCATTGCAACTTTCTGTGCTATGTGAG GATGAACTTCGAAAAAGAATTGCAGAGGAACAAGAGAATAACAATTTATCTGCCGAAATTCTTCATGGAAGTGGGGATGAACTTGCTGATCTGATTGGAAACTCGCAAGCTCTAAAAGAACCTG AAACCATTGGAGCCCAAAGTGCATGA